From a region of the Nitrospira sp. genome:
- a CDS encoding DUF1328 domain-containing protein — translation MLSWAVTFLVIAIIAGVLGLSGVAGTATSIAYILFVVFLIFAVIGLVMGRRPPVT, via the coding sequence ATGCTGAGCTGGGCTGTAACTTTTCTCGTCATCGCTATCATAGCCGGAGTCTTGGGACTCTCGGGGGTCGCAGGAACGGCCACCTCTATCGCTTATATCCTTTTCGTCGTTTTTCTGATTTTTGCCGTGATTGGTCTGGTCATGGGACGAAGACCGCCTGTCACCTAG
- a CDS encoding tetratricopeptide repeat protein has translation MIRILLALQLGAMITVFNCSPSWAQVTLWETYQSAGNQAVQEQRAADAERLLLAAVRHIEMVNSEDPRLAKTLNNLAVLYGTQNREVEAEPLLQRALAINEKALGWQHPAVALTLQNLGIIYAAQGNFSEAHDVLRESLGISLLVFGTTHPRIGSTLRTFATVYALEGNFQEAKRLAANSISVFEHALGERHPETTLSMEMMIKLLSIMHREPEAEQLKSRLNRIRQRTTAPTEVPKGVDSNCDSALLK, from the coding sequence ATGATCCGCATCTTACTCGCACTACAACTTGGGGCGATGATCACGGTGTTCAACTGCAGTCCCAGCTGGGCGCAAGTGACGCTCTGGGAAACCTATCAGTCGGCCGGCAATCAAGCAGTTCAGGAGCAGCGGGCAGCGGATGCTGAACGCTTATTGCTTGCCGCCGTCAGACATATTGAGATGGTGAACTCCGAAGACCCTCGATTGGCTAAGACGCTGAACAACTTGGCTGTCTTATACGGCACACAAAACCGGGAAGTAGAGGCCGAGCCCCTGCTTCAGCGTGCATTGGCTATCAATGAAAAGGCATTGGGATGGCAACACCCCGCTGTGGCATTAACGCTTCAGAATCTAGGGATCATCTATGCCGCACAAGGCAATTTCTCAGAAGCACATGATGTCTTGAGGGAAAGTCTCGGAATCTCACTGCTCGTCTTTGGTACTACCCATCCGCGTATCGGTTCAACTCTTCGAACGTTCGCGACAGTGTACGCCCTGGAGGGGAACTTTCAGGAAGCGAAACGATTGGCGGCCAACTCAATCTCCGTATTCGAGCACGCGCTTGGAGAACGGCATCCGGAAACCACCTTAAGCATGGAAATGATGATTAAGCTTCTGTCGATCATGCATCGCGAACCTGAGGCCGAACAACTGAAGTCGCGCCTCAACAGAATCCGCCAAAGAACGACTGCTCCAACTGAAGTGCCTAAAGGCGTCGATTCGAACTGTGATAGTGCCCTGTTGAAATGA
- a CDS encoding DUF1207 domain-containing protein: MYAVSRRPIVSGQTRLRFENARIGNRQLQLLAEYVAGLPFDGQFYTQHLQWFGIGFHFYF, from the coding sequence CTGTACGCAGTCTCCCGTCGTCCAATAGTCTCCGGGCAGACGCGCCTGAGATTTGAAAACGCGCGGATCGGCAACCGTCAACTACAACTTTTGGCGGAATATGTCGCAGGGCTTCCCTTCGATGGCCAGTTCTATACACAGCATCTACAATGGTTTGGAATCGGGTTTCACTTCTATTTTTGA
- a CDS encoding porin family protein produces the protein MYALLGKAFAAATIFAIFTAFPFIGSAQAEDGTVNWAGMPQVDIGFFSVGGRATYFDPKEGDAKWFGGAQLRIHPLRYLAIEGSADYRREEFAGGTKSHTYPVQGSLLFYPLGTTRIAPFILGGGGWYYSTIEGPGGFSDTQNRFGGHVGGGLQFFITNHISIDSTYRHIWLERIESKGANLDDKKFNDNGHMVTIGLNVHF, from the coding sequence ATGTATGCACTTCTGGGTAAAGCCTTCGCAGCCGCCACAATATTCGCCATCTTCACTGCCTTTCCATTCATCGGTTCGGCACAGGCCGAAGACGGCACTGTGAACTGGGCCGGCATGCCCCAAGTCGATATCGGTTTCTTCTCTGTGGGCGGCCGTGCAACCTACTTTGATCCCAAAGAAGGCGATGCGAAGTGGTTCGGCGGCGCGCAACTTCGCATTCATCCTTTGCGGTACCTCGCGATCGAGGGCTCGGCCGATTATCGACGGGAGGAGTTCGCCGGGGGAACAAAGTCCCATACGTATCCCGTGCAAGGATCGTTGCTGTTCTATCCATTAGGAACAACACGTATCGCGCCTTTCATACTGGGCGGCGGTGGTTGGTACTATTCGACGATTGAAGGCCCCGGAGGTTTTTCCGACACGCAAAATCGCTTTGGAGGTCATGTGGGTGGAGGCTTACAATTTTTTATTACCAACCACATATCCATCGACAGCACCTATCGCCACATCTGGCTGGAACGAATCGAATCCAAGGGAGCAAACCTCGACGACAAGAAATTCAACGATAATGGTCACATGGTCACGATCGGCCTCAACGTTCACTTCTAG
- a CDS encoding CsbD family protein produces the protein MNADIFKGKWNQFKGELKRQWGQFTEDDLMQIEGNYDKFKGKVQERYGDRKEDLEAWTDKWYGGQTAPAGGSSAINPRK, from the coding sequence ATGAATGCAGACATATTCAAAGGCAAGTGGAATCAGTTCAAGGGAGAGCTCAAGCGGCAGTGGGGGCAATTTACCGAGGACGACCTTATGCAAATCGAAGGGAATTACGACAAGTTCAAAGGGAAAGTCCAGGAACGTTATGGTGACCGCAAGGAGGATCTCGAGGCTTGGACAGATAAATGGTACGGCGGTCAAACAGCCCCTGCCGGAGGATCGTCCGCAATCAATCCTCGAAAATAG
- a CDS encoding response regulator transcription factor, whose protein sequence is MYSAHILLADDHPLVLESMKQLLEPTFSVVGTARTGQEVLDAAKELRPDIVLLDANMPGMSGFEAARKLKSLVPTVKVIFVTMLTEAVYVSEAFRAGAVGYVLKQSASDELHEAVKSAMMNRRYVSTKLNVEIREAMECEWSRPEGYTTDLTQRQRQILVLLANGCTTKSIAKDLNISMKTVEFHKANITRKLGVRTTSDLIRFALASGITEL, encoded by the coding sequence ATGTATAGTGCACATATTTTGCTCGCCGACGATCACCCCCTTGTACTGGAGAGCATGAAGCAATTGCTCGAGCCGACCTTTTCAGTGGTGGGAACCGCGCGCACAGGACAGGAGGTGCTCGATGCCGCTAAGGAGTTGCGACCGGATATCGTGCTCCTCGACGCGAATATGCCGGGAATGAGCGGATTTGAAGCGGCGCGAAAGCTCAAGTCCCTGGTTCCCACCGTGAAGGTCATATTTGTGACGATGCTTACCGAGGCTGTGTATGTGAGCGAAGCATTTCGTGCGGGAGCGGTGGGCTATGTGCTGAAGCAGTCGGCCTCGGATGAACTGCACGAGGCGGTCAAGAGCGCCATGATGAACCGGCGGTACGTGTCTACCAAGCTCAACGTGGAGATTCGCGAAGCCATGGAGTGCGAATGGTCGAGGCCGGAAGGGTATACGACCGACTTAACCCAGCGACAACGTCAAATTCTTGTCCTGCTTGCGAATGGATGTACCACCAAGAGTATCGCCAAAGATCTTAATATTTCGATGAAGACCGTCGAGTTTCACAAGGCCAACATTACCCGCAAACTTGGTGTCCGTACCACATCCGATCTGATTCGCTTTGCGCTCGCCTCGGGTATAACGGAATTGTAA